One genomic window of Candidatus Pseudobacter hemicellulosilyticus includes the following:
- a CDS encoding protein kinase, whose amino-acid sequence MKTETVTGLVQEGGELEGVEEVQAKEGALPDEGTQEKKGKAEKKAGKRIGYNYIIIKSLKESKKNDVVKCLYIKSLTKWGFCVIKEGTYGDTKDKEGRDIKDRLMWQQQLHELLQDKVRVPRLLGSFEENGNYYLVIEHIKGITIGNYCRKHGRKIRESLLAGTKMGRKVISYLIDMVTLLETLHQQGVVHRDVSSANFMITRGGKMALIDLELSYSTALQAPAPAFELGTHGYMSPQQLAMHTPTIEEDFFAIGANILQIWTNVSPSRLTNVPADELEAKVRFFIPDQQLADIVILCLASNVADRPSMSKLRSCLQDYRSDLLRRSKRPQNKQVLFSRDQLLDTIQQGLNALSSPLLADPEKGWFADDIHNPDPDKHKIKKAYYGSFSVGTAGVMYLVSMARKVGFDVDAALPHVQKGLELIQKKYISRATSTSPSLHNGASGTAVCLAAAIRSGLIQDDPIYQEWISLLLDKKNEEYGFAGGMSGVGIANLSCKGLYSEQEILPGLTQSIQFLLESQKPDGSWAYPVKKGKPRVSRGFSRGMAGIVYFLMEFAKQTNNQQVATAGQAGLQWLIKHAHRHKDTIDWKSNSGKTVYPTWRDGAPGIGLAFLKGWEATKDPIYRRYVIGALNMHGAEVLDNNISQFTGITGLGEIYLEAFNTLQDDHWLHRANWICQSLQHMKKGHPKFGVWWNQESDRNPVPGFMNGSSGVLHFLIRYAFKEQIGLPLLPANWPHSQVSALLQTDLLTLQTEII is encoded by the coding sequence ATGAAAACTGAAACTGTAACTGGCCTGGTCCAGGAAGGTGGGGAGTTGGAGGGGGTGGAGGAAGTCCAGGCCAAGGAAGGAGCCCTGCCAGATGAAGGCACTCAGGAAAAAAAGGGCAAGGCCGAGAAAAAGGCCGGCAAGCGGATCGGGTATAATTACATTATCATCAAAAGCCTGAAGGAAAGCAAAAAGAACGATGTAGTAAAATGTTTGTATATTAAAAGCCTTACCAAATGGGGCTTCTGTGTGATCAAAGAGGGAACCTATGGAGACACAAAGGATAAGGAAGGACGTGATATTAAAGACCGCCTGATGTGGCAGCAACAGCTGCATGAATTGCTGCAGGATAAAGTACGGGTGCCGAGGTTGCTGGGCAGTTTCGAGGAGAATGGGAATTATTACCTGGTGATAGAGCATATAAAAGGGATCACAATCGGGAATTACTGCAGGAAGCATGGCCGGAAGATCAGGGAGTCTTTGCTTGCGGGAACAAAAATGGGACGAAAGGTAATTTCCTACCTGATTGATATGGTCACATTGTTAGAGACTCTTCACCAGCAGGGCGTAGTCCACCGGGATGTCAGCTCTGCCAATTTCATGATCACCCGTGGTGGTAAGATGGCGTTGATTGATCTTGAACTTAGTTATTCCACTGCATTGCAGGCTCCGGCACCGGCTTTTGAGTTGGGGACGCATGGTTATATGTCGCCCCAGCAGCTGGCCATGCATACACCCACTATTGAGGAGGATTTTTTTGCTATTGGCGCCAATATCCTGCAGATATGGACCAACGTATCTCCGAGCAGGTTGACCAATGTCCCTGCTGATGAACTGGAGGCTAAAGTGCGATTCTTTATTCCTGATCAGCAACTGGCGGATATCGTGATCTTGTGTTTGGCTTCTAATGTAGCTGACAGACCCTCAATGAGCAAATTGAGATCCTGTTTACAGGATTACCGAAGTGATCTGTTGAGAAGAAGTAAACGGCCTCAGAATAAGCAGGTATTGTTTAGCAGGGATCAATTACTGGATACTATTCAACAGGGGCTGAATGCCTTGTCGTCCCCGTTGCTGGCGGATCCGGAAAAGGGCTGGTTTGCGGATGATATTCATAATCCTGATCCGGATAAACACAAAATCAAGAAGGCGTATTATGGCAGCTTTAGCGTGGGGACAGCTGGTGTTATGTACCTGGTCAGTATGGCCAGGAAGGTAGGGTTTGATGTGGATGCAGCTTTGCCACATGTGCAAAAGGGCTTAGAATTGATCCAAAAGAAATACATCAGTCGGGCAACCAGTACTTCACCCAGTTTACATAATGGCGCCTCAGGAACCGCAGTTTGCCTGGCGGCGGCTATCCGGTCAGGCTTAATCCAGGATGATCCTATCTACCAGGAATGGATCAGCCTATTGCTGGATAAGAAAAATGAAGAATATGGATTTGCCGGTGGCATGTCCGGAGTAGGGATCGCCAATTTATCCTGTAAGGGTTTGTACAGCGAACAGGAAATTTTACCCGGCTTAACACAGAGTATACAGTTCCTGCTGGAATCTCAAAAACCGGACGGCAGTTGGGCTTACCCGGTCAAAAAGGGAAAGCCCAGGGTTTCCCGGGGATTTTCCCGGGGTATGGCCGGCATAGTCTACTTTTTGATGGAGTTTGCGAAGCAAACCAATAACCAGCAGGTAGCTACCGCTGGCCAGGCAGGTTTGCAATGGTTGATAAAGCATGCACATCGTCATAAGGATACCATCGATTGGAAATCCAATTCTGGTAAGACTGTCTACCCAACCTGGCGTGATGGTGCTCCTGGTATTGGATTAGCCTTTCTGAAAGGATGGGAGGCTACGAAAGACCCGATATATCGGCGCTATGTAATAGGAGCATTGAATATGCATGGGGCTGAAGTTTTAGACAATAATATCAGCCAGTTTACAGGGATCACAGGTTTAGGTGAAATTTACCTGGAGGCCTTCAACACCTTACAGGATGATCATTGGCTGCACCGGGCAAATTGGATTTGCCAGTCGCTGCAGCATATGAAAAAAGGGCATCCAAAATTTGGAGTGTGGTGGAACCAGGAATCAGACCGTAACCCTGTGCCAGGCTTTATGAATGGCAGCAGTGGCGTTTTGCATTTCCTGATCAGGTATGCGTTTAAGGAGCAGATAGGATTACCTTTATTGCCGGCAAATTGGCCTCATAGCCAGGTTTCAGCGCTTCTGCAAACTGATTTATTGACGCTTCAAACCGAAATAATATGA
- a CDS encoding HTH domain-containing protein, with translation MQKEIFQRLERIDQLIRIKATGTPTELADKLGISERSVYEYLNLMKEFGAPIKFNSYRQSYYYDEEGCFQISFLPGGRRAG, from the coding sequence ATGCAAAAGGAAATCTTTCAACGCCTGGAGCGCATTGACCAGCTGATCCGGATTAAGGCGACGGGGACGCCAACTGAGTTGGCAGATAAGCTGGGCATATCAGAGCGCAGTGTGTACGAATATCTTAACCTGATGAAAGAGTTCGGAGCACCTATCAAATTCAATAGTTACCGTCAGAGTTACTACTATGACGAGGAAGGCTGTTTTCAGATCAGTTTCCTTCCTGGCGGACGAAGGGCAGGCTAA